The region GAACATGTGCTCAACGCAGCCGATGACGCAGCACGGGCCGAAGCAGTCGAAGAAATTTCGGAAGTGCTGAGAACCTATATCCGCTGAGCAGAGAAGGAGCCTGGAATGAATGCCGGGATCGGACGGGCTAAGACGAATGCCCTGGAACATGACCATATTTTCCTCGGCGCCGATCATGCGGCGAACGAGCGGCGCATCTGGCTGGTGATCGCGCTGACGGCGGTGATGATGGTGGCGGAAATCGCCGCCGGCACGGCCTATGGCTCGATGGCGCTGGTCGCCGATGGCTGGCATATGTCGACCCATGCCAGTGCGCTGCTGATTTCGGCGCTCGCCTATCTCTTCGCCCGAAGGCAGGCGCGCAATCCGCGCTTCACCTTCGGCACCGGCAAGCTCGGCGATCTCGCCGGCTTCGCCAGCGCCATCGTTCTGGCGCTGATCGCCCTCTTGATGGCATGGGAAAGCTGGCTGCGCCTTTCAAATCCGGTGCCGATCGGTTTTGCCCAGGCGATCGCCGTCGCGGTGGTCGGCCTTGCCGTCAACGTCGTCAGCGCCTGGCTGCTTGGCGGCGGCGGCAATCATGCGCATCATCACCACCATCACCATGGCCATCACGATCATGGCGACCACACTGGTCACCACGCCCACGATCATCATGCCCACGATCATCATGCAAAGCCCGGCGACAACAATATCCGCGCCGCCTATCTGCATGTCATGGCCGATGCCATGACCTCCGTGCTCGCCATCGCGGCGCTGACGCTCGGCAGCCTCTATGGCTGGCTCTGGCTCGATCCGATCATGGGCATCGTCGGCGGCCTGGTGATTGCCAACTGGTCCTGGAGCCTGATGAAATCCTCGGGCGGCGTGCTTCTCGACGTCGTGCCCCAGGGCGAGACGCTGCCCGCCGAGATCCGCGAGGCGATCGAGACCGACGACGACCGGGTCACCGACCTGCATGTCTGGCAGGTCGGCCCCGGCCACCACGCCGCCATCGTCGCCGTGCTGACCTCCACGCCGCGCGACCCGGCCTTCTACAAGGGCAGGCTGTCGGCGCTCACGGAATTGTCGCATGTGACGGTCGAGGTGACGCGCGCGGCATGACTGCCGCGCGGACAACAAATTGCTGGGCGGACAACAAATTGCCGTGGGAACGAGATGCCGCCGCAATCGCGTCTTAGCTCTGTCCTCCCGATCTGCCGGAGGATTTCATGGATCTCAGTCTTACCCGCCGTCTGCTGATAAGCTCGGCATTGTGTCTTCCCGCGCTGGCGCTCTCCGCCAGGGCTGAGGACACGCCCAAGGAGAGTGGCGGGGAGGGCGACGACAATATCGAGAAGCGTCTTGCCGCGCTAGAAAAACGCACCGGCGGCCGCCTCGGCGTCTCGGTGCTCGACACCCAGACGAGCATCTCCTTCGGCTATCGCGGCGACGAGGCCTTTCCGATGTGCAGCACCTTCAAGGCGCTGGCCGCGGGCTTCGCGCTCGCCCGCGCCGATAAGGGCGACGAGAGCCTCGACCGCCGCGTGACTTACGGCAAGGACAAGCTGGTCGACTATTCGCCGCTCAGCGAAAAACACGCCGGCGCCGACGGCATGACCATCGCCGAACTCTGCGAGGCGGCGGTGACCGTCAGCGACAATACCGCCGGCAACCTGCTGCTCGAAAGTTTTGGCGGTCCGGCCGGTTTGACCGACTGGCTGCGCTCGATCGGCGACGGCACCACCCGTCTCGACCGCACCGAACCGACGCTGAACGAAGGCAGAAAGGACGACCCGCGCGACACGACGACACCGGATGCGATGCTCGACACGCTCGGCAACCTGACGCTCGGCTCGGTGCTGACGGAAGCCTCTTCGGACAAGCTGATCGCTTGGCTGGTGGCCAGCACCACCGGCGGCGAGCGGTTGCGGGCCGGCCTGCCGGCGGAGTGGAAAGTCGGCGACAAGACCGGCACCGGCCAGAACGGCTCGCTCGGCGACATCGCCGTCATCTGGCCCCCCGACCGCGGCCCGATCGTCGCCGCCGTCTACATCGCCGAAGCGACCGCGCCGGCGAAGGATCTCAATCCGGTCTTTGCCGAGGTTGGGCGGATGATTGTGGAGATGGTTTGAGTGGTGAAATGTGGCGGAGATGCCCCTCATCCGCCTGCCGGCACCTTCTCCCCGCTTGCGGGGCGAAGGGGACACGCCGCGACCTCTCGGTCCCCACTTACCCCTCGCAAGGCACGTCCCCTCTCCCCGTTTTTACGGGGAGAGGGTTAGGGTGAGGGGCAGCCATTGGGCGCCAACAGCAACCTCCCCATCACGGCAGCGTATAAGCAATCACATAATCGCCAGGCTTGGTGCCGACCGAGCCGTGGCCGCCGGCGACCATGACGACGTATTGTTTGTTGTCTTCAGTCGTATAGGTCATCGGTGTTGCCTGGCCGCCGGCCGGAAGCCGGGCCTGCCAAAGCTCCCGGCCGTTCGTCACGTCATAGGCGCGCAGATAATTGTCGACCGCGGCCCCGAGGAAGGCGACGCCGCCCTTGGTCAGCATCGGTCCGCCGATGCCGGGCACACCCACCTTGAAGGGCAGGGGCAGCGGCGTCATGTCGTGCACGGTGCCGTTCTTGTGCATATAGGCGATCTTGCCGGTGCGCAGATCGACGCCGGCGACATAGCCCCATGGCGGCGCCTGGCAGGGGATTTTCAGGAGCCCGAGGAACGGCCCCATGAAGACGCCGTAGGGTGCGCCGTCATTGCGGTTGAGTCCCTGTTCGCTGCCCTTCTCGTCCTGGCCTCTCGGCGGAATATCGGCAGCCGGCACCAGGCGCGAGGTGAAGGCAAGATAGGTCGGCATGCCGAACATGATCTGCCGCTCGGGGTCGACGGCCACGCTGCCCCAGTTGAAGGTGCCGAAATTGCCGGGATAGACGATCGTGCCGACAAGCGAGGGCGGCGTATAGCGGCCCTCGTAGCGGTAGCGGTGGAAATCGATGCGGCAGGCGAGCTGGTCGAACAGCGACACGCCCCACATGTCCTTTTCCTTCAGCGGCTCGGGCGAGAAGGTGAGATCGGAGATCGGCTGCGTCGGCGCGGTATGATCGCCCGAGATCGCGCCGCCCGGGGCTGCGATTTCTTTGACCGGGATGATCGGCTCGCCGCTGCGCCGGTCGAGCACGTAGAGATCGCCCTGCTTGGTCGGGCCGACGAGGGCGGGAACCACCGTGCCGTCCGGCTTCGTCAGATCGATCAGCGCCGGCTGGGCCGGCACGTCCATATCCCAGAGATCGTGATGCACGGTCTGGCGCACCCAGCGCAGCTGGCCGGTGGCGATGTCGAGCGCGACGATCGAGGAGGAGAATTTCTCGACATTGTCGCTGCGGTTGATGCCGAGCTGGTCGGGCACCTGGTTACCGAGCGGGATGTAGACCATGCCGAGGCTCTCGTCGACGCTGAAGACCGACCAGCTGTTCGGTGAATTGGTCGTATAGGTCTGGCCGACGGCCAGCGGCGTCGTCACGTCGGGATTGCCGGAATCCCAGTTCCAGATCAGCGCGCCGGTCTTGATGTCGAAGGCGCGGATGACACCGGATTGCTCCTCAGTGGAATAATTGTCGTTCACCGCGCCACCGACGATGATCTTGCCGGCCACCGCGACCGGCGGCGAGGTGGAATAATAATAGCCGGCCGGATTGTAGCGCATGCCGGTCTCCAGATGCAGCACGCCCTGATCGGCAAAGCCGGTGCAGACCTTGCCGTCCGCCGCATCGAGCGCGATCAGCCGGGCGTCCGATGTCGGCAGGTAGACGCGCTCGGCGCAGGGCTGGCCGGCGGCGACATCGGGATCGGCATAATAGGTGACGCCGCGGCACGTCTGGTGCTGCCGGTCGGGGTTCATGCCCGAGTTGGCATCGTATTTCCATTTCTCCTTGCCGGTCTTTGCGTCGAGCGCGATCGCCCAATTGTGTGGCGTGCAGAGATAGAGCGTGTCTTTCACCTTGAGCGGCGTCACCTGATAGGTCGTCTCGCCGACATCCTCAGGCCGTTTAACGTCGCCGGTCTGGTATCGCCAGGCTTCCTTGAGGGTGGCGACATTCTCCGTGGTGATCTGGTCGAGCGGCGAATAACGCTGGCCGAAGGGCGTGCGGCCGTACTGGTGCCACTCACCATCCGGCACGCTGCCGCCGAAGGCGGGGTTGGCGGCGACCTCATCCCTAGGCAGCTCGCCGGCGAGGTCGTGCGGATCCGTGGTCATCGAATAGAGGGCGACTAGGATGGCGAGGATGACAGGCACGGCGAGCGGCCAGGGATTCGCGCCGTAGGTGATGCCGGTCGGGCTGCGAAAGCCGAGCGGCCGGCGGATCCAGGGCGTCAGCAGCCAGAGCCCGAGCAGGATGATCATGCCGCCACGGGGCCCGAGCTGCCACCAGTCGAAACCCACCTCCCAGATCGCCCAGGCGAGTGCTGCGACGACGAGCACTGCATAGATCCAGAGCGCCACCGCCTTGCGCATCAGAAGCAATCCGGCGGTGATCACGAACATCAGCCCGGCGAAGAGATAGAAGACGCTGCCGCCGAGCGTGACGAGCCACAGCCCGCCGCCGCCGAGCGTAAGACCGATGATGATGAAGAGGATGGAGGTGATGACGATCGCCATAAGGCTGTCTCCCGCTGAGGTGAGCCGGGTGAAGGGGCGGCGGAAAATCGCCGCCGATCAGCCAGATAGCGCGAAGGAGATGCCTTTCAACGGCCGCATTTGCCGCAGGCTGATGTCACGGTACGGTTGTATTGAGCCCGCTTACGTCCCGCAGAAGGTCGCGAGCACCCGTTCGCTCGGTTTCGGCGGCTCGCTATAGGCGGCAAAGTCCGCCTGGTCCTCATAAGGTTTCGAAAGCACGCTCAGCAACGCCTCGAACAGCGAGAAATCGCCATTTTCGACCGCGGCCTCGATCGCCTGTTCGACGCGGTGATTGCGCGGAATGAAGGCAGGATTGACGCGGCGCATGGCGGTGGCGCGCTCCGACTGCGTTTGCGGGTCGCGCGACAGCCGCTCGCGCCACTGCGCAAGCCAGGATCCGCAGGCCTCCGGCTCCCGGAAACTGGCCGCAAAGGCAGGCTCTGCGGCGGCATCGCCGGCAAGATCCGACAGCCGCCGGAAGGTCAGGGTGAAATCGGCACCCTGCGTCTGCATCAGCGACAACAGCGCCTGCACCAGGTCGAGATCGCCATCCTCTTCGCCGGCAAGGCCGATCTTCTTTCGCATCCCGGCCAGCCAATGCGCCTGGAAGCGTTCGCCATAGGCGCGGATTATGGCATTCGCCTTGTCGACCGCGCCGTCGGGTTCTTCGTCGATCAGCGGCAGCAGCGTTTCGCCGAGCCTTGCAAGGTTCCATTGGCCGATGCCGGGCTGGTTGGCATAGGCATAGCGGCCGTGCTGGTCGATCGAAGAGAAGACGGTCGCCGGATCATAGGCATCCATGAAGGCGCAGGGGCCGAAATCGATCGTCTCGCCGGAGACAGTCATATTGTCGGTGTTCATCACGCCATGAATGAAGCCGACATGCAGCCAGCGGGCAATCAGCGCCGCCTGGCGTTCGGAGACCGCCTCGAACAATGCGAGATAGGGATTGTCGGCTTCTCCAAGTGCGGGATAGTGCCGGTCGATGACATAATCGGCAAGCGCCCGCACACCGTCGGAATCGCCCCGCGCCGCAAAATACTGGAAGGTGCCGACCCGGATGTGGCTGGCCGCCACCCGGGTGAAGACGGCGCCCGGCAGCACCTCTTCGCGATAGACCGGCTCGCCCGTCGTCACCGCCGCCAGCGCCCGCGTCGCCGGAATGCCGAGCGCAAACATCGCCTCGCTGATGATATATTCGCGCAGGACCGGCCCGATTGCCGCCCGCCCGTCGCCGCGGCGGGAAAACGGGGTCGGCCCAGCGCCCTTCAGCTGGATATCGAAGCGCCCGCCGCTGCGGTCGATCACCTCGCCGAGCAGGATCGCCCGCCCGTCGCCGAGCTGCGGCGAGAAGCCGCCGAACTGATGGCCGGCATAGGCCATCGCCAACGGTTGCGCCCCCTCGGGAACGAGATTGCCGGAAAAGATCGCCGCGCCGTCGCGCCGCAGCGCCTCGACATCGAGCCCGAGTTCAGCGGCCAGCGGTTCGTTGAGCTTGATCAGCCAAGGCTCCGCCACCGCAGTCGGCAGCTGCGCCGCGAAGAAGCGCTGCGGCAGGCCGGCATAGCTGTTGTCGAAGGCAAAGGCCGCACCGGGCCGGTTTTTCTCAAGAGCGGAGGTCATGATCGATAGGTAGGGCCGGGCGGCTTGCGGCGCAAGCTTTTCACGAAGCATGAGGCCGATGCAAGCAATCGTGATCTGCTTTTCGCTCTCGTCAAAGCTGCTTTGCCATAAAGGACATAGCGCCGCCATGATCGCGGGCGTATACCAAATCGTCTCCCCTTGGCCTTGCGCCATGTCATCCCCCGCGGCCTTGCAGCCTCGTGTGCTCCGCCGCGCCACCGCGAGTGATCCCGGACGATGTCGGATCAGATTTACCAGGCGCCGATCGTTCGGCGCGCCGCGCCCAATTTCCGGGTGATCGCGATGATTGTCGCGAGTGCGATGCTGATGGAAAACATCGACGCGACCGTGCTGGCGACGGCGCTGCCGACCATGGCGCGCGATTTTTCCGTCAGCGCGCCGGCCATGTCGATCGCGCTGACTTCCTATCTCCTCAGCCTGGCGATCTTCATTCCGGCGAGCGGCCGCATGGCCGACAGTTTCGGCTCCCGCACCCGTCTTCCGCGCCGCAATCGCCGTCTTCGTCATCGGCTCTATCCTCTGTGCGCTGGCGCCGACCTTGTCTTTCCTGGTACTGGCGCGGTTGCTGCAGGGCTTGGGCGGCGCGATGATGATGCCGGTCGGGCGCCTGGTGCTGATGCGCAGCGTTGCCCGCAAGGATATGGTCAGCGCCATGTCCTGGCTGCTGGTGCCGGCGCTGATCGGCCCGATCGTCGGCCCTCCGCTCGGCGGCTTCTTCGTCACCTATCTCGACTGGCGCTGGATCTTTTATATCAACGTGCCGGTCGGCATCATCGGCATGATTTTCGTCTCGATCTATATCGACGAGGTCAAGGGGAAGGCGAGCGGCCCCTTCGATACGATCGGCTTCGTGCTCTCCGGCCTCTCGCTCGGCTCACTGCTCTTCGGCTTCGAAATGTCGAGCCACGAAGGTGAAGGCGCCTTCTCGCTCTTCCTGATCGCTGTCGGTCTGCTCTTCGGCATCGGCTATCTCAGGCATGCCCGCAAGCATCCGTCGCCGATCATGGATTTCTCGCTGATGAAGGTGCCGAGCTTCGGGACCTCGGTCATCGCCGGTTCGCTGACGCGCATCACGCAAGGCGCCCAGCCCTTCCTGCTGCCGCTGCTCTTCCAGATCGGCTTTGGCCTGTCGGCGGCCGCGGCCGGCCAAATCGTCATTGCCACGGCACTTGGCGCGCTCGCCATGAAGCCGATGGCGAAGTTCGTCTTCAGCCGGCTCGGTTTCCGCCGCAGCCTCGTCCTCAACGGCATCTTCGGGACGGTCGGTTACGGCCTCTGCGCCGCCTTCCGGCCGGACTGGCCGATGCCGCTGATCTTCATCGTCCTGGTGCTCAGCGCCTTCTTCCTGTCGTTCCAGTTCACCGCCTACAACACCATCGCCTATGACGAGATCGACAAGGAGCGGATGAGCTCGGCCACGAGCTTCTACACCACCTTCCAGCAGCTGATGCTGTCGCTCGGCATCTGCATCGGCGCTTTGGCGCTGCATGGCTCTATGGCTTTCAACGATGTCGAAACGCCTGAACTCGGCGATTTCTCCACCGCCTTCGTCGTTGTCACCCTCATCTCGATCAGCGCGACGATCTGGAACCTGCGCTTCTCGCCGACCGCCGGCGAGGAGATTAGCGGCTATAAGGCGAAACGGACGAAGGATATTGCCGGCAGCTGACACGACATGCATGAAAACAAGGACTTGAATCGCCTCGTCTGAATCAAATTCTACGCAGGCCCCTCAACCTTCCATCGCCGCCGCCATGTCCGCGAGCTTGCGCACAGTGTTGAGATTGCGCGAGGTTCCGGCCTTCAGCGCCGGCAGCTTCAGCTTCGAGCGTCCGGACCCCTTGGGGTAGTGCACGTAGATTTCACGGGTCGCGAGCTTCGCTTCCTCGCCATCGGGCGCAGTCATTTTCTCCAGCGCATCGGCAGGCGGCTTTTCGGGCAGGAAATAGACGAGCAGAAAATTCGGCTTGGCATCGGGAAAGGGCGCGTTCGCGGCAATCGCCTCGAGTTCCTTGCGGCTGCGCACCATCACGCCCGGCCGCTTGCCCATCTTCTGCCCGAGCGCCGCGTCGAGCTTTTCCTCGACCGCCGTTTCGGACGCATCCGAGCGGAACAGCACATTGCCGCTCTGGATGTAGGTTTTCACGTCAGTGAAGCCGAGGCCTTTGCAGATCGTCTTGAGCTCGGCCATCGGGAGTGACCCAGTGCCGCCGACGTTAACGGCGCGGAGGAGGGCGATATAGATGGGCAATTCTCTCTCCCTCTTAGGACGTGTGCCGTGCCAGCCCCCTCTGCCCTGCCGGGCATCTCCCCCACAGGTGGGGAGATCACAAGTGGCCCAAACTTCGCACCCGTCTACCGTTTCTCCGGGCTGCAATGTCAGTTGTTTGGGGAAGCCAGCGCGCCAGCCAATCTCCCCACCCGTGGGGGTCCGAAGGACGGGCGAGACCCGCGGCTCGCCCCGGGCCCGGCAGGGCAGAGGGGGGCGGCCACGGCACCCCTCAATGATTTCACATCTTCCCCGCCACCTTGATCGCAAACGCATACTCGAACGCGATCTCTTCCAGCCGCTGGAAGCGGCCGGAGGCGCCGCCATGGCCGGCATCCATATTGGTCTTGAGCAGGATCGGCGCTTCACCGGTCGTCTCTTCGCGCAACTTCGCCACCCATTTGGCCGGTTCCCAATAGGTGACGCGCGGATCGGTCAGGCCGCCGAGCGCCAGGATCGGCGGGTAGGCCTTGGCGCCGACATTGTCATAGGGCGAATAGGCGGCGATCTGCTCGTATTCTTCGCGGCTGTCGATCGGGTTGCCCCACTCCGGCCATTCCGGCGGCGTCAGCGGCAGGGTGTCGTCGAGCATGGTGTTGAGCACGTCGACGAAGGGAACGGCGGCGATAATGCCGGCAAATTTCTCCGGCGCCATGTTGGCGACCGCGCCCATCAGCATGCCGCCGGCCGAGCCGCCCTCGGCGATGATCTTCGCGTAAGAGGTGAACTTCTGTTGATTCAGATAGTCGGCCGCGGCGACGAAGTCCTTGAAGGTGTTCGTCTTCTTGTCCATCTTGCCGTCTTCGTACCAGGCAAAGCCCTTGTCCTTGCCGCCGCGGATATGGGCGATGGCATAGACGAAGCCGCGGTCGGCGAGCGACAAGCAATTGGTGTTGAAACCGGCCGGAATGGTGATGCCGTAAGCGCCGTAACCGTAGAGCAGGCAGGGCGCGGTGCCGTCGAGCGGCGTGTCCTTGCGGTAGAGCAGGGTGACCGGCACTGTCTCGCCGTCCCAGGCCGGGGCGAAGACGCGGCGGGTGATATAGTCGTCGGCATTGTGGCCCGACGGCACTTCCTGGGTCTTCAACAGCGTGCGCTCGCGCGTCACCATGTTGTAATCGTAAAGCTGCGACGGCGTCGTCATCGAGGAATAGGAGAAGCGGATGATATCCGTGTCATATTCCGCCGCGCCCGAAAGGCCCAGCGAATAGGCCTCCTCGGCAAAGGCGATCGCATGTTCCTCGCCGGTCGCCCGATCGCGGATCATGATCTGCGGCAGCCCGTCCTTGCGCTCCAGCCACAGAAGATGGCGAGCATAGGCCATATGGCTGATAACAAGCGTGCCGGGCTTGTGCGGCACGACCTCGCGCCAGTTTTCCTTGCCGGGCTTATCAACCGGCGCTTCCATGATCTTGAAATCCTTGGCGCCGCCGTCATTGGTCAGAATGTAGAAGATATCGCCGCCCTCGGTCAGCGAATATTCGATGCCTTCCTCGCGCGCCGCCACCAGTTTCGGCTCGGCGGTCAGATCCTTGGTCGACAGCAGCCGGTATTCGCTGGTCTCGTGATCGTGGATGTCGATATAGATGACATCGTCGAGCAGCGAGCCGCCTACGCCCATGAAGAAGCCGGCATCGGCTTCCTCATAGACCAGCCGGTCTTCCGATTGCGGCCGGCCGACAATGTGGTGGAACACCTTCGAGGGCCGGTGGTTCTCGTCGAGCGCCGAATAGAAGAAGCTCTTGCCATCGGGGGCCCAGACGCCGCCGCCGGCGGTATTCTCGATCACGTCGTCGAGATCCTGGCCGGTCGAGAGGTCGCGGACCTTCAGCGTGAAGAACTCCGAGCCCTTGTCGTCATAGCCCCAGATGCCGCGGCTATGGTCGCTCGTATGGTCGAGGCCGGCGAGGCGGAAATAGGCCTTGCCGGAGGCTTCCTTGTCGCCGTCGAGCAGCACCGTGCGGATCGTCTCGTCGGCGACGGCGCCGTCGCGGGGAATGCGGAAATAGCGGGGCTGCTCGCCGCCGGTAACGTAAAAGGTGCCATAGGCATAGGCACCGTCCTTCATCGGCACCGAGCTGTCGTCTTCCTTGATGCGGCCGCGCATTTCCGAAAACAGCATCTTCTGCAGCGGCTTGGTGTCTTCCATCGCCGCATTCATATAGGCGTTTTCGGCTTCGAGATGCCGGCGGATCTCGGGATCGAGGATCGACGGATCCTTGAACATCGCCTGCCAGTTATCGGCACGCAGCCAAGCATAATCATCCGTGCGGGTAATGCCGTGGCGCGTATCGGAGACGGGCTTCTTCGGGGCGGCGGGCGGCGTCGGCAGGCTCTTGAAAGCGGACAAGGAATGGCTCCGGATCGGGATATCGGGTTGGCAAGAGATAGAGGCGCGCCGCCGCCGGATCAAGCGGCAAGGCTGCGCCAACAGTGCGGGTGACCTTCCACAGGCAGGGAGGCGGCTCGGCTCGCCCTGCCTTGATGTCACCACAATATTTAAGAATGTCCGCTATCACAGAGCGAAATTTACACGTGCCAAGCCCCCGGCAAGCTGCCCGGGGCAGGGTGAAGAATGGACAACAGCAAGGGATTTTCTCAGCAATGCCGAAACGTCTGCTCCTGTTCGTATCCCTCGTCGGCCTTGCCGCCCCCGCCTTTGCCGTCGATCCGGCCATCAAGAAGCAGCTGGAAAAACTCGATCCCTCGACGCGTCTGGAGCAGAGCTGCGACACCGAGGCGATGAGCCGCATCAACCAGGACAGCACCGGTTTCAAGCCCGACAAGGTGATCGCCTATACTTTCAAGGACCCGATCCCTGGCGACAATTCGCTGCAGGCGCCAGGCGCCGTCTTCCGCAGCAAGGGCGACTGGTACCATCTCTCCTACAATTGCATCACCGGCCCGCAGCATATCAACGTGCGCGAGCTCAACTATCAGATCGGCGACAAGGTGCCGCGGGAGAAGTGGGACAAATATTATCTCTACGATTGATGCGCCGGCCTTCGTTCGGAGGTGACATCCGGCCACATGGCGCCACAGAGAAGCAGCCGCTAAAATCGGCCGACGAAATCGTAGAAGTCCCATATGAACCGTATCCTGCTCGCTTCGGCGTTGCTTTTCGCCGCTCTCTCTGCCGCCATGGCGGATGAAATTCCGCCAGCGCCGCCGGCCGCACTTCCGGCAACAAAGACGCCGGCGGTAAAGCTCGTCGAGCCGCATCTCCATATCGCCCGCTCCAACGTAGCAGGTCATGCCCGCATCGCGCTCACCTTCGATGCCTGCATGGGGCAGGCGGATGAGCGCATCCTGTCGACCCTGGTGCGCGAGCGTATTCCGGCAACGATCTTCGTCACCGCCCGCTGGTTGAAGCGCAACCCCGCCGCTCTTGCCGTGTTCCTGCAGAATCCCGATCTGTTCGAACTGGAAAATCACGGCGAGAACCATATCCCGGCCGTCGATACGCCAACGCTGATCTACGGCATCGCCGCTGCCGGCTCGCCGCAGGCGGTGAAACAGGAAGTCGAGGGCGGCGCCGCGGCAATGACCGCGGCCGGCATTCCCGCACCCCACTGGTTCCGCGGCTCGACCGCCAAATACGATCTTTCCGCCATCGGCGAGATCCGCGCCATGGGCTATCGCATCGCCGGTTATTCGGTGAACGGCGACGGCGGCTCGCTGCTCGGCGCCGTCATCACCGAAAAACGCATCGCTGCGGCCAAAGACGGCGATGTCGTCATCTCCCACATCAACCAGCCGACCCATGCGGCGGGCGAGGGGGTGGCGAAGGCGCTGGTCGATTTGAAAGCCAAGGGCACGGAGTTCGTTCGCCTTGAGGATGTCGAGGATATGGGCGACGACAAAACGACGGAGTGAATTCTGTCGCTGAAGTCGTGCCGTGTGAGCCCCCTCTGCCCTGCCGGGCATCTCCCCCACAGGTGGGGAGATTACAAGTGGCCAAACCTTTCCGCCCGTCTACCGTTCCGGCGGGCTGCCACGTTAGTTGTTTGGGGAAACCGTTGCGCCCAACCAATCTCCCCACCTGTGGGGGGTCCGAAGGACGGGCGAGACCCGCGGCTCGCCCCGGGCCCGGCAGGGCAGAGGGGGCTTGCACGGCACAACAGCCAACGCGAAGCCTCTACCGCAACTCATCCCCACTCCCCAACCGATCCTCCCCAAACCGCCGCAACCCCGGCCCATCCCGATCGAGGGCGAAGTCCTCGAACCAGTCGCGATGTATGCCGGCCAGCATCGCGCCGATCATCTGGGCGGCGAGATAGGAAAAGGTGATGCCGTTGCCGCCGTAGCCGTAGGCGGCCAGCACATGCGGCATGTCGGGCACGGGACCGATCAGCGGCAGGCCGTCGGCGGTTTCGCCGAAGGTTCCGCACCAGGCGTGTTCCA is a window of Rhizobium sp. N324 DNA encoding:
- the dmeF gene encoding CDF family Co(II)/Ni(II) efflux transporter DmeF, producing MNAGIGRAKTNALEHDHIFLGADHAANERRIWLVIALTAVMMVAEIAAGTAYGSMALVADGWHMSTHASALLISALAYLFARRQARNPRFTFGTGKLGDLAGFASAIVLALIALLMAWESWLRLSNPVPIGFAQAIAVAVVGLAVNVVSAWLLGGGGNHAHHHHHHHGHHDHGDHTGHHAHDHHAHDHHAKPGDNNIRAAYLHVMADAMTSVLAIAALTLGSLYGWLWLDPIMGIVGGLVIANWSWSLMKSSGGVLLDVVPQGETLPAEIREAIETDDDRVTDLHVWQVGPGHHAAIVAVLTSTPRDPAFYKGRLSALTELSHVTVEVTRAA
- the bla gene encoding class A beta-lactamase — translated: MDLSLTRRLLISSALCLPALALSARAEDTPKESGGEGDDNIEKRLAALEKRTGGRLGVSVLDTQTSISFGYRGDEAFPMCSTFKALAAGFALARADKGDESLDRRVTYGKDKLVDYSPLSEKHAGADGMTIAELCEAAVTVSDNTAGNLLLESFGGPAGLTDWLRSIGDGTTRLDRTEPTLNEGRKDDPRDTTTPDAMLDTLGNLTLGSVLTEASSDKLIAWLVASTTGGERLRAGLPAEWKVGDKTGTGQNGSLGDIAVIWPPDRGPIVAAVYIAEATAPAKDLNPVFAEVGRMIVEMV
- a CDS encoding glucose/quinate/shikimate family membrane-bound PQQ-dependent dehydrogenase, with the protein product MAIVITSILFIIIGLTLGGGGLWLVTLGGSVFYLFAGLMFVITAGLLLMRKAVALWIYAVLVVAALAWAIWEVGFDWWQLGPRGGMIILLGLWLLTPWIRRPLGFRSPTGITYGANPWPLAVPVILAILVALYSMTTDPHDLAGELPRDEVAANPAFGGSVPDGEWHQYGRTPFGQRYSPLDQITTENVATLKEAWRYQTGDVKRPEDVGETTYQVTPLKVKDTLYLCTPHNWAIALDAKTGKEKWKYDANSGMNPDRQHQTCRGVTYYADPDVAAGQPCAERVYLPTSDARLIALDAADGKVCTGFADQGVLHLETGMRYNPAGYYYSTSPPVAVAGKIIVGGAVNDNYSTEEQSGVIRAFDIKTGALIWNWDSGNPDVTTPLAVGQTYTTNSPNSWSVFSVDESLGMVYIPLGNQVPDQLGINRSDNVEKFSSSIVALDIATGQLRWVRQTVHHDLWDMDVPAQPALIDLTKPDGTVVPALVGPTKQGDLYVLDRRSGEPIIPVKEIAAPGGAISGDHTAPTQPISDLTFSPEPLKEKDMWGVSLFDQLACRIDFHRYRYEGRYTPPSLVGTIVYPGNFGTFNWGSVAVDPERQIMFGMPTYLAFTSRLVPAADIPPRGQDEKGSEQGLNRNDGAPYGVFMGPFLGLLKIPCQAPPWGYVAGVDLRTGKIAYMHKNGTVHDMTPLPLPFKVGVPGIGGPMLTKGGVAFLGAAVDNYLRAYDVTNGRELWQARLPAGGQATPMTYTTEDNKQYVVMVAGGHGSVGTKPGDYVIAYTLP
- a CDS encoding protein adenylyltransferase SelO, giving the protein MTSALEKNRPGAAFAFDNSYAGLPQRFFAAQLPTAVAEPWLIKLNEPLAAELGLDVEALRRDGAAIFSGNLVPEGAQPLAMAYAGHQFGGFSPQLGDGRAILLGEVIDRSGGRFDIQLKGAGPTPFSRRGDGRAAIGPVLREYIISEAMFALGIPATRALAAVTTGEPVYREEVLPGAVFTRVAASHIRVGTFQYFAARGDSDGVRALADYVIDRHYPALGEADNPYLALFEAVSERQAALIARWLHVGFIHGVMNTDNMTVSGETIDFGPCAFMDAYDPATVFSSIDQHGRYAYANQPGIGQWNLARLGETLLPLIDEEPDGAVDKANAIIRAYGERFQAHWLAGMRKKIGLAGEEDGDLDLVQALLSLMQTQGADFTLTFRRLSDLAGDAAAEPAFAASFREPEACGSWLAQWRERLSRDPQTQSERATAMRRVNPAFIPRNHRVEQAIEAAVENGDFSLFEALLSVLSKPYEDQADFAAYSEPPKPSERVLATFCGT
- a CDS encoding DUF1697 domain-containing protein, which gives rise to MPIYIALLRAVNVGGTGSLPMAELKTICKGLGFTDVKTYIQSGNVLFRSDASETAVEEKLDAALGQKMGKRPGVMVRSRKELEAIAANAPFPDAKPNFLLVYFLPEKPPADALEKMTAPDGEEAKLATREIYVHYPKGSGRSKLKLPALKAGTSRNLNTVRKLADMAAAMEG